The Dehalococcoidia bacterium DNA window GCTACGCCGGCCTGGCGCCGGTGGTGATGGAGAGCTACACCGACTTGGCGCGGCGCCAGTCGCTGCGCGGCAGCCCGGCCACGGCCGAGCAGATCGCCCGCGCCATGGCGCCGTTCGTACTGCAGCCGCTGGTGCGCGACTCGCTGGCCCGCGCCTTTCACTCCGGCCGGCCGTCGCTGATCTACGGCGATTCCGGCAATGGCAAGACGGCGATCGTGGACGCCTACGCCCGCAGCTTCGGCGAGAACGTGCTGATTCCCGGCGCCCTCTACGTGAACGGCCAGACGATCCGCATCTACGACCCGGCGGTGCACAAGATCGCGGACATCGCCGAGCATCAGGCCGCGCAGCAGCCGGCGCACAGCGTTCTCAAAGGCACGGCCAAGCCGCTCGACCGCCGCTGGATCGCCGTGCGCCGCCCCGTCGTGGTCGTCGGCGGCGAGCTGACGGCGGACGATCTCGAGCTCTCTTACGACACGGGCGGCGGCTTCTACCAGGCGCCGGCGCACCTGAAGGCGCAGGACGGCATCTTCGTGATCGACGACTTCGGCCGTCAGCAGGTGAGCCCGGCGGCCCTGCTGAACCGCTGGATCGTGCCGCTGGAGCGCGGCTACGACCTGCTGGCGCTGGCCACGGGCGAGCGACTGAACGTGCCCTTCGAGATGAGCGTGCTCTTCTCCACCAACCTTTCGCCGGCCGACCTGGCGGACGAGGCGTTCCTGCGCCGCATTCCCTACAAGGTACGGCTCACCGGCCCGACCGAGGGCGACATGGCCGAGATCACGCGGCGCGAGGCGAAGATCAAGAACATCGACGTGGACGAGACGGCGGTGCAGTCATTGGTGGCCGCCGTCTTCCGCCCCGACCGGCCCACGCCGAAGGCCGTCTATCCGCGGGACCTGATCATGATCATCGACGACGGCGCCCGCTACTACGGCGAGAAGCCGCTGCTGACGCCCGAGAAGATCGCTGCCGCCTGCGATGTCTACTTCGTGCAGGAGAACGGCTGATGGCCGCTCGCACCGCCGCGGCCCTGCCGCTGCGCGGCCGGCCGGCGCTGATTGCCGCCGGCGTCTGGGCCGCGCTCCTGCCGCTCTGCGTCCGGCAGGCGCACAACCCGCTGCATCTCGTGCTGCTCGCCGGCTTCTCGGCCGTGCTCGTGGCGCTCGCCGTCTGCGACGCGACGACGATGCTGCTGCCGAACAAGCTGACCTATCCGGCCGCACTGGCGGCGATCGCGCTCGGCTGGGCCTGGCCGGCGCACGGCTTCGGCGCGACGATCGCGGGCG harbors:
- a CDS encoding A24 family peptidase: MAARTAAALPLRGRPALIAAGVWAALLPLCVRQAHNPLHLVLLAGFSAVLVALAVCDATTMLLPNKLTYPAALAAIALGWAWPAHGFGATIAGGLAGWAIMFALFALVPGFGAGDVKLCGLIGLLVGWPLLLTALMAGVLLNGLVVVLGLAIGRLRLRGAMPYGPGLIAGALLILLRAH